The following are encoded together in the Anopheles nili chromosome 3, idAnoNiliSN_F5_01, whole genome shotgun sequence genome:
- the LOC128723249 gene encoding PHD finger-like domain-containing protein 5A, which produces MAKHHPDLIFCRKQPGVAIGRLCEKCDGKCVICDSYVRPCTLVRICDECNYGSYQGRCVICGGPGVSDAYYCKECTIQEKDRDGCPKIVNLGSSKTDLFYERKKYGFKR; this is translated from the exons ATGGCTAAGCATCATCCGGATCTTATTTTCTGCCGAAAACAACCAGGAGTTG CAATTGGACGCCTGTGCGAAAagtgtgatggaaaatgtgtgaTCTGCGATTCTTACGTACGACCGTGCACGTTGGTGCGAATCTGCGATGAATGCAACTACGGGTCCTACCAAGGGCGATGTGTGATATGCGGTGGACCCGGTGTATCTGATGCATACTATTGCAAGGAGTGTACAattcaagaaaaggat CGTGATGGGTGCCCCAAGATTGTAAACTTAGGAAGCTCAAAAACAGATCTATTCTACGAACGCAAAAA